A region of the Rickettsiales bacterium Ac37b genome:
CAGTAGATTTTGTGTTATTAACAATGGGTAAGGACCCTGATGAATTAATTAAGAATTATGGTAAAGACGCTATGTTACGTAGCTTAGAATCTACTATTACACTTTCAGATTTTATATGGCAAGAATCAATTAGAGAGCTTTCATCAGCTCTGATTCCGGAGCAACGTGCTTTATTAGAAAAGCACTTAGAAAATATAGTAAACAAAATCCGAGATAATACTGTTGCACATTATTACAGACAATATTTTAAAAATAAATTATGGGAATATTTTAAAAAAAGTAAAATAAAACAAGTCGATATTAATCAGGAGCAAATAAATAGAATTAAATTGAATACTGTACAAGATATATCTTCTATCCAGCTATTACAGCAATTATTAGTTGCAATTACAGTCAAATATCCTGAAATATTAAGTAACGATCAAGCAAAAGAAGAGTTCATTTCCATGGATTTTGGTGATGAAAAACTTGATAAATTACGTACTTTAATTTTAAATAGTAAGGAATTAAACATAATAGATAGTACAATTCTCCACTCTTACCTTGAAAAAAACACATATAATGATGAAATGAATTTTTTATATGGACATTATAAAACAATAAGTTATATAGTGAATGGTTTTAATACATGTATAGATATGTGGAATTATAATATAAAAAAATACCATATTGCTTTACTTGAACAAGAATACCAAGATGTATTAAGATGTATGACTGAAAGTTCTGTATCGATAGCGTCTGCGCTAAAAGCGCAAATAATTTATGCAAAAAAACATCTGAATAAGATGGAGCAGTCTTTGCAACATAATGATTATTAGTAGTTTTAAAAATTAATTAATGGTTCGTTTTTTATGAATAAACGTAGTAAATCTTCAAATACTAAAAATATTAACAATTCAGCTGAAAAGCCTCAAGATAATTCCAGTAGTAATGCACATCCTTCATTAACTACAGCTCTAAAAAAGATATTAGCAAGAGGAAAAGGGCAAGGATTTATAACATATGATGAAATAAATGATATGTTGCCTCAAGAATATTTAACTTCTGAACAAGTTGATAATGCGATTACTGCATTATCTGAGGCAGGTATTAATGTAATTGAAAATCAGGATGAAGATGAAGAAATCACGCTAAATGATGATGACAATGGAGAAGGATTATCAGAAGAGGTAGAGGAAGAGGAAGAGGAAGAGTTAGCTACAACTGATGATCCAGTTAGGATGTATTTGCGTGATATGGGAGGTATAGAATTACTCTCACGCGAGGGAGAAATTGAAATTGCTAAGCGTATTGAAGAAGGTCGTGAAACAATGTTGTATGCATTGTGTGAAAGTCCTCTAGCACTTAAGCAATTCATTACTTGGCATGAAGATTTAACAAATGAAAAAATATTACTAAGAGAGATCTTAGATCTTGATGCTATGTATGGTACTGATACGGAATTTAGTGAAAGCGAAGGGTTTGAAGGAGTTAAGCCTACTAAATTTAAGGCTGATGGTGAAGATTACGATGAAGAAGATGAAGAGGAGTATGATGAAGAAGATGAAGAGGATTATGATGAGGAAGGAGAAGAAGAGGGTGATACTTCATTACTTGCTATAGAAGCAGCTTTACTTCCTGGGGTGCTCGAAACATTTAGTAAAATTTCTGATGTATGTACTAAATTACTTGAAATACGTGTTGAAGTTTTAGATTATTCCTTAGAAAACCATAAACAGAGTGCTAATAGTAATTGGGCTAAAAATATTAAGAAACATAGTAAAGAGTTAGTGAATTTAATTAAAGAATTACATTTAAATGAAAAATGCGTTGAGGCATTAATAGACCATTTATATGGTTTAAATAGAAGATTAATAAGCCTAGAAACAAATTTATTACGTCAAATATCAGCATATGAGATAGATCGAAAATCCTTTTTAGACAATTATATTGGTAATGAGATGGGTCTTTCTTGGATAGAAAATCTAGCTGCTAAAAATAAAAATTGGAATAATTTATTATCAAGTGAAGGGGAAAAAATAAAAAAGTTTCACCACGAAGTTATTTCCATAGCTAAATCTGTTATTCTACCAATTACTGATTTTAAGCAGTTGGTGCAGATGATTCAAAAAGGAGAACGTTCTGCTAATAAAGCCAAGAAAGAGATGATTGAGGCTAATTTACGTTTAGTAATTTCTATTGCTAAAAAATATGCGAATAAAGGTTTACAATTTTTAGATCTTATCCAAGAAGGTAATATAGGGTTAATGAAAGCTGTAGATAAATTTGAGTACAAGAGAGGTTATAAATTTTCTACCTATGCTACTTGGTGGATTAGACAAGCTATTACACGTTCGATCGCTGATCAAGCACGTACTATTCGTATACCTGTACATATGATTGAAACAATTAACAAGATTGTACGTACTTCTCGTCAAATGCTGCATGAGCTTGGCTATGAGCCTACTCCTAATGAAATTGCAGAAAGACTTGCAATGCCTGTAGAAAAAGTGCGTAAGGTAATGAAAATAGCTAAAGAGCCTGTAAGTTTAGAAAATCCTGTAGGAGATGAAGAAGGTAGTTCTTTAGGGACATTTATTGAAGATAAGAATGCCATTTTACCTGTTGAAGCTGCAATACAATCTAATTTAAGAGGGGTTACAACAAAAGTATTACTTAGCCTTACTCCAAGAGAGGAAAGAGTGTTACGTATGAGGTTTGGTATTAGTATTAATACTGACCATACTTTAGAAGAGGTAGGACAGCAGTTCTTCGTAACACGTGAACGTATTAGGCAGATAGAATCTAAAGCTATACGTAAACTTAAACATCCAAGTAGATCAAAAAAATTACGTGGATTCTTGAATACATAGGGTAAAAATATGTATGCACGTTTGAGCGTTGTAACTAGCTTAATAGTATTAAGTGTAATACTATCATATTATTTTCTTGATAGGGAAATAGTGTATTTTTTTGATGCATTAAATACACGTCAATATAAGATTTTAGATTATATAGCAGAGATTCCAGGCATAGTTCTATCTTTAGTACCTATAGTAATACTATATTTAGGGTTAAAGCTTATAGCAAATAAAATAACTGTTTTGGATAATAGGTTATATATTATATCTTTAGCTTTGAGTATAAGCTTTACTATAAGAGAAATTTTGAAAATAATCTTTGGTCGAAGCTGGCCCTCAACCTTTTATAATAATCCTTCATTGTTATCAGATAATATGTACAGTTTTAACTGTTTAAGTTTTAATCATTTATATAAAAGCTTTCCGTCTGGGCATATGATAGCGATGTGTAGTATAGCTGTAGTATTATCTATCCTTTATCCTCAAAAAAATATGTATGGTGGGTTATCACAGCTATTGTTGGAGTATGCCAATTAGTATTATATTATCATTTTTTGAGTGATATTATTGCTGGTGCTTATATAGGAGCTTTAACAGGCTATTTTACTGTGACATATAATTTACGTTTTCGTTCGTTATAATTATTATTTAAATAAGGACTAAAATAACTTTAGTGACTATAATTATTGAAACAGAGAGGCTATTGCTGCGAACTTGGAAAAAAGAAGATGCAGATATTTATTTTCAAATTAACCAAGATTTAAAAGTTATCGAATTTCTCTGTGGTTCATTAACTATGGAACAAGTGGTTAAATTTATTGATGCTGTAAATATTAATCAAGAAAAACATGGATATACATTATGGGCTACTGAGTTAAAAAAAACTGGTGAATTAATAG
Encoded here:
- the sigA gene encoding RNA polymerase sigma factor RpoD, with the protein product MNKRSKSSNTKNINNSAEKPQDNSSSNAHPSLTTALKKILARGKGQGFITYDEINDMLPQEYLTSEQVDNAITALSEAGINVIENQDEDEEITLNDDDNGEGLSEEVEEEEEEELATTDDPVRMYLRDMGGIELLSREGEIEIAKRIEEGRETMLYALCESPLALKQFITWHEDLTNEKILLREILDLDAMYGTDTEFSESEGFEGVKPTKFKADGEDYDEEDEEEYDEEDEEDYDEEGEEEGDTSLLAIEAALLPGVLETFSKISDVCTKLLEIRVEVLDYSLENHKQSANSNWAKNIKKHSKELVNLIKELHLNEKCVEALIDHLYGLNRRLISLETNLLRQISAYEIDRKSFLDNYIGNEMGLSWIENLAAKNKNWNNLLSSEGEKIKKFHHEVISIAKSVILPITDFKQLVQMIQKGERSANKAKKEMIEANLRLVISIAKKYANKGLQFLDLIQEGNIGLMKAVDKFEYKRGYKFSTYATWWIRQAITRSIADQARTIRIPVHMIETINKIVRTSRQMLHELGYEPTPNEIAERLAMPVEKVRKVMKIAKEPVSLENPVGDEEGSSLGTFIEDKNAILPVEAAIQSNLRGVTTKVLLSLTPREERVLRMRFGISINTDHTLEEVGQQFFVTRERIRQIESKAIRKLKHPSRSKKLRGFLNT